A genome region from Blautia coccoides includes the following:
- a CDS encoding ABC transporter permease subunit, producing the protein MIRRNEKEIKVIYVLVILLFLAFLAVPILRLLGKSFEGTGGLTAENYIAVLTGKGFGRALLNSLWISVCSALLATLLAFFLAYAIHYTNLKKRTKKVIRTLAVLPMLLPTITYGFAIIYSFGKQGLLTRLFGRQIFEIYGFNGLLLGYVIYTLPVSFLLILNTMSYIDKKFMVVSRVMGDKPFATFMGTVVRPLLGTLAASMVQCFFLCFTDYGIPASVGGKFDVVATVLYNEMLGSVPNFQNGAVVAMMMLLPSVLSISLLHYLERYNVRYNKISTIEITKNKRRDFLCGLASAVILLSILSVFAVIFVVPFVEEWPYRTNFTLSHVTEVFRDSSLLGVYKNSLLMAVLTALAGLITTYGAALATARSQLGRKWKSIIESIALVTNTIPGMVIGIAFLLIFTGTPLQNTLALIILCNVVHFFSTPYLMMKNSLEKLNSSWETTALLMGDSWAKTIFRIVTPNMRSTILEVFSYYFVNAMVTVSAVIFIAGARTMVITTKIKELQYYTRFNEIFVLSLLILATNLAVKGLVGYLSQREFHPGKIREIFILRKRRGVQKV; encoded by the coding sequence ATGATAAGAAGAAATGAAAAGGAAATAAAGGTGATTTATGTACTGGTCATCCTCCTGTTTCTGGCGTTCCTCGCAGTTCCCATACTGAGACTGCTGGGCAAGTCTTTTGAGGGGACAGGAGGCCTGACAGCAGAGAATTACATAGCGGTGCTGACAGGGAAAGGTTTCGGAAGGGCACTCCTGAACAGTCTGTGGATCTCCGTCTGCAGCGCGCTTCTGGCTACTCTGCTGGCTTTTTTTCTGGCATATGCCATTCATTACACCAATTTGAAAAAGAGAACAAAAAAAGTCATCCGCACCCTGGCTGTACTTCCCATGCTGCTTCCCACCATCACTTATGGATTTGCAATCATCTATTCTTTTGGAAAACAGGGACTTCTGACAAGACTTTTTGGGCGTCAGATATTCGAGATTTACGGATTTAACGGACTGCTGCTCGGGTATGTGATCTATACCCTTCCCGTCTCCTTTCTGCTCATACTGAATACCATGAGCTACATAGACAAGAAATTTATGGTGGTTTCAAGAGTCATGGGAGACAAACCCTTTGCAACCTTTATGGGTACTGTTGTGCGCCCGCTTCTGGGAACCCTTGCGGCATCCATGGTGCAGTGCTTTTTCCTGTGCTTCACGGATTACGGAATTCCTGCATCGGTGGGAGGAAAATTCGATGTGGTGGCAACGGTTCTCTACAACGAAATGCTGGGCAGCGTACCCAACTTTCAAAATGGCGCGGTAGTGGCAATGATGATGCTGCTCCCCTCTGTGCTGAGCATATCCCTGCTTCATTACCTGGAGCGCTATAATGTCCGGTACAATAAAATATCCACCATAGAGATAACAAAGAACAAGAGAAGGGATTTTTTGTGCGGCCTGGCCAGCGCTGTGATCCTGCTTTCCATTCTCTCTGTGTTTGCGGTGATCTTCGTGGTTCCTTTTGTGGAGGAATGGCCATACAGGACCAATTTCACTCTGTCCCACGTGACGGAAGTATTCCGGGACAGCAGCCTATTGGGGGTATATAAAAATTCCCTGCTCATGGCAGTGCTGACAGCCCTTGCGGGACTTATCACCACCTACGGCGCAGCCCTTGCCACAGCCAGAAGCCAGTTGGGAAGAAAGTGGAAAAGTATCATCGAGAGCATTGCCCTGGTGACAAATACCATTCCCGGTATGGTCATCGGTATCGCTTTTCTTCTCATTTTCACCGGCACGCCGCTGCAGAATACCCTTGCACTTATCATCCTGTGCAACGTAGTGCATTTTTTCTCCACGCCGTACCTGATGATGAAAAATTCCCTGGAGAAGCTCAACAGCTCCTGGGAGACAACAGCCCTTCTTATGGGCGATTCCTGGGCAAAGACCATTTTCAGGATAGTGACCCCCAACATGCGTTCCACCATCCTGGAAGTATTCAGCTATTATTTTGTCAATGCCATGGTGACAGTCAGCGCCGTTATCTTCATTGCCGGAGCCAGAACCATGGTTATCACCACCAAGATCAAAGAATTACAGTATTATACAAGATTTAATGAGATATTCGTCCTGTCCCTTCTGATACTGGCAACAAATCTGGCGGTAAAAGGACTTGTGGGATATCTTTCCCAACGGGAATTCCATCCCGGAAAAATACGGGAAATATTTATATTAAGAAAGAGAAGAGGAGTACAAAAAGTATGA
- a CDS encoding ABC transporter ATP-binding protein, translated as MLELQNVKKSYDGITILQNINLCIEEGEIVSILGPSGCGKTTLLNLILGITDLDEGKIIFNEKDITNVPMEERGFNIVFQDYALFPNLNVYENITYGLRNKPDISSEKEVQEFIRLLGLEEHLDKKIEQLSGGQKQRVALARTMVMKPKILLLDEPLSALDGVIKESIKEKIKEIAREFHLTTIIVTHDPEEALTLSDKVLIVNKGTISQYGCPEEIITAPQNLFVKEFILNQLEIKKNNIFMLFRQDKQVSLQVV; from the coding sequence ATGTTAGAACTTCAGAATGTAAAAAAATCCTATGACGGAATTACCATTTTACAGAATATCAATCTTTGTATCGAGGAGGGAGAGATCGTCTCTATCCTTGGCCCGTCAGGATGCGGCAAGACAACACTTTTGAACCTTATACTTGGTATTACTGATTTAGATGAAGGAAAAATCATATTCAACGAAAAAGATATCACAAACGTACCCATGGAAGAACGGGGATTTAACATTGTATTTCAGGATTATGCCCTGTTTCCAAATTTAAATGTATATGAAAACATCACATACGGACTCAGAAACAAACCTGACATATCCAGTGAAAAAGAAGTACAGGAATTCATCCGCCTTCTGGGTCTGGAAGAACATCTGGATAAAAAGATAGAACAACTCTCAGGAGGACAGAAGCAGCGTGTGGCACTTGCGAGAACCATGGTGATGAAACCTAAGATCCTTCTGTTGGATGAACCTCTGAGTGCTCTTGACGGGGTTATCAAGGAATCCATCAAGGAGAAGATCAAGGAGATCGCCAGGGAGTTCCACCTGACCACCATCATTGTCACCCACGATCCGGAGGAGGCGCTGACCCTGTCTGACAAAGTGCTGATCGTGAACAAAGGAACCATTTCCCAGTACGGATGTCCGGAGGAGATCATCACGGCCCCGCAGAACCTCTTTGTAAAAGAGTTCATTCTGAATCAGTTGGAAATAAAGAAGAACAATATTTTCATGCTGTTCCGTCAGGATAAGCAGGTGAGCCTGCAGGTGGTGTAG
- a CDS encoding PhoH family protein, with amino-acid sequence MKKIFVLDTNVLIQSPDALDCFEDNRLVLPLAVLEELDKLKKAEGEKGAHAREAIRRLENLRLQGNLLEGVALKSGGTLRVEANCVHVELPESLPDDKMDNRILKVCCHLMKESLPVVLVTKDILLRMKAQILGIQAEDFLQEQVSSRESQYTGRCECFVPEEVFKNFKKKGIPLETVYQTDAQGNPFPPELWENQFVLLKADQSVKKTQLGRVFQGRIIPLAWRKSHPYGVEPRNAGQFFLQEALMMPPDKIPLVIAKGMAGTAKTFYSLAVGLEKVMECSPREYRRVLISRPNAQFDSDIGFLPGDEQEKISPLMRPVIDNLEQLIDSNEEERYKNEAELQGKIEEIFARGIIQAEALNFIRGRSFVNTYLIIDEAQNMTPNQIKGIITRAGRGTKIILLGDPNQIDRPFLDERTNGLSYASEYMKGSPLCCQITLTAEECERSDLAMDAVRRLQNKKYE; translated from the coding sequence ATGAAGAAAATATTTGTCCTGGATACCAATGTTCTGATCCAATCACCGGATGCTCTGGACTGTTTTGAGGATAACCGGCTGGTACTGCCGCTGGCAGTCTTAGAGGAGCTGGATAAATTAAAGAAGGCGGAAGGGGAAAAAGGTGCCCACGCAAGAGAGGCTATCAGGCGCCTGGAGAATCTCAGGCTGCAGGGAAATCTTCTGGAGGGCGTTGCCCTGAAAAGCGGCGGAACACTCCGGGTAGAGGCCAACTGTGTCCATGTAGAGCTGCCGGAGAGTCTTCCTGACGATAAAATGGATAACCGGATATTAAAGGTCTGCTGTCATCTCATGAAGGAAAGCCTTCCGGTAGTTCTGGTCACTAAGGATATCCTACTGAGAATGAAAGCACAGATACTCGGCATCCAGGCAGAAGACTTTCTGCAGGAGCAGGTCTCATCCAGGGAGAGCCAGTATACCGGAAGATGTGAATGCTTTGTGCCAGAGGAAGTTTTTAAGAATTTTAAAAAGAAGGGAATCCCCCTTGAAACCGTATACCAGACAGATGCCCAGGGAAACCCTTTTCCGCCTGAATTGTGGGAGAATCAGTTCGTTCTGCTGAAAGCTGACCAGTCTGTGAAGAAAACACAGCTTGGAAGAGTCTTCCAGGGCAGGATCATCCCACTGGCCTGGCGCAAGAGCCACCCCTACGGGGTAGAGCCGCGAAACGCAGGGCAGTTCTTTCTCCAGGAAGCCCTTATGATGCCGCCTGACAAGATTCCCCTGGTCATTGCCAAAGGAATGGCAGGCACTGCCAAGACTTTCTATTCTCTGGCTGTAGGTCTGGAAAAGGTTATGGAGTGCAGTCCCAGGGAATATCGCCGCGTCCTGATCAGCCGGCCAAACGCACAGTTTGACTCTGATATCGGTTTTCTGCCCGGTGATGAGCAGGAGAAAATATCCCCGCTTATGCGTCCCGTGATCGACAATCTGGAACAGCTCATTGACTCCAATGAGGAGGAGAGATACAAAAACGAGGCAGAGCTTCAAGGTAAGATTGAAGAGATTTTTGCAAGGGGTATAATACAGGCAGAAGCATTAAATTTTATCAGGGGACGTTCCTTTGTGAACACCTATCTGATCATAGATGAAGCCCAGAATATGACGCCGAATCAGATAAAGGGCATTATTACCCGGGCAGGCAGGGGAACTAAGATCATCCTGCTGGGGGACCCCAACCAAATTGACCGTCCTTTTCTGGATGAGAGGACCAATGGTCTCAGTTACGCATCAGAATATATGAAAGGAAGCCCGCTCTGCTGCCAGATCACCCTCACGGCAGAAGAATGCGAACGCTCTGACCTGGCTATGGATGCCGTCAGAAGGCTGCAGAATAAGAAGTATGAATGA
- a CDS encoding HDIG domain-containing metalloprotein codes for MNENIYKELKNSEEVKAYMEQGNHSLGVLGFTEHSCQHAVKVAETAGRILKKLGYGKHEVELAKVAGLLHDIGNCINRSDHAHSGALMAMNILQKYKLPPKDIAVIISAIGQHDEGTGSAVDPVSAAVILADKTDVRRNRVRNPIRENFDKHDRVNYAAISSTLFIHMDKKIIQLNIELDEEICSIMDYFEIFMQRMLMCKRASEMLGMKFKLMANGNKIC; via the coding sequence ATGAATGAAAATATTTATAAGGAACTGAAAAACTCGGAGGAAGTAAAAGCCTATATGGAACAGGGCAATCACAGCCTGGGTGTTCTGGGCTTTACGGAACATTCCTGCCAGCACGCTGTCAAAGTTGCGGAGACGGCGGGAAGAATACTAAAAAAACTTGGTTACGGCAAACATGAGGTGGAGCTTGCAAAAGTGGCCGGTCTGCTCCACGATATCGGCAACTGCATTAACCGCAGCGACCATGCCCACAGCGGCGCACTTATGGCTATGAATATCCTCCAAAAATATAAACTTCCGCCCAAGGATATTGCTGTCATTATAAGTGCCATAGGGCAGCATGATGAGGGTACCGGCAGCGCTGTTGACCCAGTATCCGCTGCTGTCATCCTGGCTGACAAGACTGATGTGCGCCGCAACAGAGTGCGGAATCCCATAAGGGAAAATTTTGATAAGCACGACAGAGTCAATTACGCCGCCATCTCCTCCACCCTTTTTATCCATATGGATAAAAAAATCATCCAGCTCAATATCGAACTGGATGAAGAAATCTGTTCCATTATGGATTATTTTGAAATTTTTATGCAGCGTATGCTCATGTGCAAACGTGCATCTGAAATGCTGGGCATGAAATTCAAGCTGATGGCAAACGGCAATAAAATCTGCTGA
- the rsmA gene encoding 16S rRNA (adenine(1518)-N(6)/adenine(1519)-N(6))-dimethyltransferase RsmA — MTTPYLGNPKGTIEVLQKYDFVFQKKYGQNFLIDTHVLDKIIDAAHITKEDFVLEIGPGIGTMTQYLAQAAGKVYAVEIDRTLIPILEDTLQDFPNVTILNEDILKVDIKKLAEEHNAGKPIKVVANLPYYITTPIIMGLFESDVPVASITVMVQKEVADRMQVGPGTKDYGALSLAVQYYADPYIVANVPPNCFMPRPKVGSAVIRLTRHKEPPVDVKDERLMFRLIRASFNQRRKTLANGLNNSPELSFSKEVIQRAIEACGFQAGIRGETLTLADFAKLANVLTDTGSPMEGT; from the coding sequence ATGACAACCCCATACCTGGGAAATCCAAAAGGGACGATTGAAGTCCTGCAAAAATATGATTTTGTCTTTCAGAAGAAATACGGGCAGAACTTTTTGATCGACACCCATGTTCTCGACAAAATAATAGATGCCGCACATATAACGAAGGAGGACTTCGTGCTGGAGATCGGTCCCGGAATCGGAACTATGACGCAGTATCTGGCACAGGCTGCCGGAAAGGTATATGCGGTTGAGATCGACAGGACGCTGATCCCTATTCTTGAGGATACGCTTCAGGATTTTCCGAATGTGACCATATTAAATGAAGATATTCTGAAAGTCGATATCAAAAAACTGGCAGAGGAGCACAACGCAGGAAAGCCCATAAAAGTTGTGGCGAATCTGCCATATTATATTACAACACCGATCATCATGGGATTGTTTGAAAGTGATGTGCCTGTTGCGTCCATCACGGTTATGGTGCAGAAAGAAGTGGCAGACCGTATGCAGGTGGGACCGGGGACAAAAGACTATGGTGCCCTGTCCCTGGCAGTCCAGTATTATGCAGACCCGTATATTGTGGCAAATGTGCCGCCCAACTGTTTTATGCCGAGGCCGAAAGTGGGAAGTGCGGTTATCCGTCTCACACGTCACAAAGAGCCTCCGGTGGATGTTAAAGATGAAAGGCTGATGTTCCGTCTCATCCGCGCGTCCTTTAACCAGAGGCGGAAAACACTGGCCAACGGGCTGAACAACTCCCCTGAACTGTCATTTTCCAAGGAAGTAATACAGCGCGCCATAGAAGCCTGCGGTTTCCAGGCTGGAATCCGGGGCGAGACATTGACGCTGGCAGATTTTGCAAAGCTTGCCAATGTGCTTACAGATACCGGATCTCCCATGGAAGGTACATAA
- a CDS encoding tetratricopeptide repeat protein, with protein sequence MKNILTEVKTVDKNEYRAKLDVINDLVDRQDYKGALEIVDTIDWRRVRSARTLCMVGEIYEANKRYEDSRKLLILAHQRAPIGKTVIYRLVELAIKMGNFDEAIDYFNQFVEISPNDNSRYILKYKIYRGRRSPIQEQIAILEEYKGREYTERWSYELARLYAKAGMKDKCVEECDDLILWFSEGKYVIKAMELKMKYAPLSPSQEEKYRNRLVESSPEKAAAVAAATITAATQAASKLVSQSVGTGVLEQNTDEMPHIESVRSRATGKAPEEVSVFSPILETTGVLQDKIAKGIRDVFSGGPREEEPETEETADSAAEDTEDYSIQDDTKDYVVKDLEPDNPASLGSVTPAAKESPVSRTVEAPKPKAVKAQEPVREVDLDAILAETAGELAQAVAKVSEGVAPAGAAVADTHSFTAQNADVTPVTEAEKAEEAASQIEAAVSEKAEEPVYQTEAAAPEKVEEPAYGVEAAESEKAEEPVYQTEAAELKKTEEPAYQTEVQEPEKTEETAYQTEAAESEKTEETAYQTEAAESEKAEETAYQTEAAESERIEEPAYRAEADTQEETVFAEEEIPGQPSMADIMAEAAVTSEADIPDGRTIEIPVEEVRAGLGGMTIDLQKALESAVMEPESPAQTEDTVQSGNVVQSDAMMQSGASVQPEDSENEFIHTVAEDKRMPAEASMSPAGIATESILRHHLTPEEQKRLFTYFAPIPGLTQQITEALDIAQESACAKTSKSGNIVITGREGAGKTRLSEGLIKAICKERHMEGAKIAYLDAQKMNEKDPAYVVDKLAGGFLVVENASSLQSDVIEKLSKAMEFRTNRLTVILEDLKPGIQNLEKMYPEFMEKFDSRVVIPVFTNDELVSFAKTYSKEMGYKIDDMAVLALYTLIGDNQDEDDPVSVGQVKEMMDSAIKRASRGGRRPGKKVAKRHLDESGRIMLYEKDFDV encoded by the coding sequence TTGAAGAATATACTAACAGAGGTGAAAACAGTGGACAAGAACGAATACCGTGCCAAACTGGACGTGATCAACGATCTGGTTGACAGGCAGGACTATAAGGGGGCTCTGGAGATTGTCGATACCATTGACTGGCGCAGGGTGCGAAGTGCAAGGACACTCTGTATGGTCGGTGAGATTTATGAGGCAAATAAACGCTATGAAGACAGCCGCAAGCTGCTTATACTGGCACATCAGAGGGCACCTATAGGCAAGACAGTAATATACCGGCTGGTGGAACTGGCTATTAAAATGGGAAATTTTGACGAGGCAATAGATTACTTTAATCAATTTGTGGAAATCTCCCCTAATGATAATTCGCGCTACATATTAAAGTACAAGATTTACAGAGGAAGGCGTTCACCCATCCAGGAGCAGATTGCCATTCTGGAAGAATATAAAGGGCGTGAGTACACGGAGCGCTGGTCCTATGAACTGGCAAGGCTGTATGCCAAGGCGGGCATGAAGGATAAATGCGTAGAAGAGTGTGACGACCTGATCCTATGGTTCAGTGAAGGCAAATACGTGATAAAGGCCATGGAGCTGAAAATGAAGTATGCGCCTCTTTCTCCGAGCCAGGAGGAAAAATACAGAAACCGTTTGGTAGAATCTTCACCGGAAAAGGCGGCAGCAGTGGCAGCGGCCACAATAACTGCAGCTACACAGGCAGCGTCAAAGCTTGTCAGCCAGTCTGTGGGCACAGGTGTGCTGGAACAGAATACGGACGAAATGCCGCATATTGAATCTGTTCGTTCAAGGGCAACCGGAAAGGCACCGGAGGAAGTATCTGTATTTTCACCGATTCTGGAGACAACAGGGGTTTTACAGGATAAAATTGCAAAAGGGATACGGGATGTCTTCTCAGGAGGTCCAAGAGAAGAGGAACCGGAAACTGAAGAAACTGCGGATTCTGCAGCGGAGGATACAGAGGATTACAGTATTCAGGATGATACCAAAGATTACGTGGTAAAAGATTTGGAGCCGGACAATCCGGCATCTTTGGGCAGTGTCACACCGGCAGCTAAGGAATCACCGGTTTCCAGAACTGTTGAGGCGCCGAAACCCAAGGCAGTAAAAGCCCAGGAGCCTGTCCGGGAAGTGGATCTGGATGCTATCCTGGCTGAGACAGCAGGTGAGCTGGCACAGGCAGTTGCCAAAGTATCCGAAGGTGTTGCACCGGCGGGAGCGGCAGTGGCGGATACACACTCATTCACAGCACAAAATGCAGATGTGACGCCGGTAACTGAAGCTGAGAAAGCAGAAGAAGCGGCATCTCAGATAGAAGCGGCGGTGTCAGAGAAGGCGGAAGAACCCGTATATCAGACAGAAGCAGCGGCACCGGAGAAGGTGGAAGAACCGGCATATGGGGTAGAAGCGGCAGAGTCAGAGAAAGCGGAAGAACCCGTATATCAGACAGAAGCAGCAGAGCTAAAGAAGACAGAAGAACCGGCATATCAGACAGAAGTACAAGAGCCAGAGAAGACAGAAGAAACGGCATATCAGACAGAAGCAGCAGAGTCAGAAAAGACAGAAGAAACGGCATATCAGACAGAAGCAGCAGAGTCAGAGAAAGCGGAAGAAACGGCATATCAGACAGAAGCAGCAGAGTCAGAGAGAATAGAAGAACCGGCATATCGGGCAGAAGCGGATACTCAAGAGGAAACGGTCTTTGCAGAGGAGGAAATTCCGGGGCAGCCATCCATGGCGGATATCATGGCAGAGGCGGCTGTCACTTCAGAAGCGGACATCCCGGACGGCAGGACCATTGAGATCCCTGTGGAAGAAGTGAGAGCAGGACTGGGGGGAATGACCATAGACCTGCAGAAGGCTCTGGAGTCTGCAGTGATGGAGCCGGAAAGCCCTGCACAGACTGAGGATACGGTGCAGTCCGGAAACGTGGTCCAGTCTGATGCTATGATGCAGTCTGGAGCATCCGTACAGCCTGAGGATTCAGAGAATGAGTTTATCCATACGGTTGCCGAGGATAAGCGTATGCCGGCAGAGGCATCCATGTCTCCTGCGGGGATTGCCACAGAATCTATTCTGCGTCATCATCTTACTCCGGAGGAGCAGAAACGTCTCTTCACGTACTTTGCCCCTATACCGGGTCTCACCCAGCAGATTACGGAGGCTCTTGACATCGCCCAGGAATCTGCGTGCGCAAAAACCTCTAAATCCGGTAATATAGTCATCACAGGACGCGAGGGAGCAGGCAAGACCCGCCTGTCAGAGGGCCTGATAAAAGCTATCTGTAAGGAGCGCCATATGGAAGGCGCCAAGATTGCATATCTGGACGCGCAGAAGATGAATGAGAAAGACCCCGCCTATGTGGTGGACAAGCTTGCAGGGGGATTCCTGGTAGTGGAAAATGCATCGTCTCTGCAGTCAGATGTAATAGAAAAACTGTCAAAGGCAATGGAATTCAGGACAAACCGTCTGACAGTGATTCTGGAAGATTTAAAACCGGGCATTCAGAACCTGGAAAAAATGTATCCTGAATTTATGGAAAAATTTGATTCCCGCGTGGTCATTCCGGTATTCACCAATGACGAGCTGGTATCCTTCGCAAAGACATATTCCAAGGAGATGGGATATAAAATTGATGATATGGCAGTTCTGGCGCTGTATACCCTGATTGGTGATAATCAGGACGAAGATGATCCGGTATCTGTGGGACAGGTAAAAGAGATGATGGACAGCGCGATCAAACGCGCCTCCAGAGGCGGAAGGCGCCCCGGCAAAAAAGTGGCAAAACGCCATTTGGATGAGAGCGGACGTATCATGCTTTACGAAAAAGACTTTGATGTTTAA
- a CDS encoding AEC family transporter, with protein MVLIISRQILVMFIYMFIGYILFRRKLITLEGSRSLANLLLYVILPCAILKSFNMPRSLEKTEVLLVSFALGLIALVLAMAVSALIFRREPLNNFGAAFSNAGFMGIPLIEAAMGTEAVFYCASMIALLNVLQWTYGQAVISGKGQGHTCRNIVKNPLLISLLAGFAIYFLQIPVPSVVSSSINSISMMNAPAAMIILGVYLAQVRFSDIFTDVKLYLVSGVRLLLIPILTVIPLSLFYHRYHDICLALVIAASAPVGANVAVYAQKLEKNYTYAVKMVCLSTIISIVTLPVLVLAAEQIWK; from the coding sequence ATGGTTTTGATAATTTCAAGGCAGATTTTAGTTATGTTTATATATATGTTCATAGGATATATTCTCTTTCGCAGAAAGCTGATCACTCTGGAGGGGAGCAGGTCTTTGGCGAATCTTCTGCTGTATGTGATCCTGCCGTGCGCTATTTTAAAATCTTTTAATATGCCAAGGAGCCTTGAAAAAACAGAGGTGCTGTTGGTGTCCTTTGCACTGGGACTGATCGCCCTGGTTCTGGCTATGGCAGTGTCAGCCCTTATTTTTAGAAGGGAACCGTTGAACAATTTTGGGGCTGCATTTTCTAACGCAGGATTTATGGGGATTCCTCTGATTGAAGCGGCTATGGGAACAGAGGCGGTTTTTTACTGCGCCAGCATGATCGCATTGCTGAATGTTCTGCAGTGGACTTACGGACAGGCCGTTATATCAGGAAAGGGACAGGGGCATACATGCAGGAACATTGTAAAAAATCCTCTGCTCATTTCTCTTTTGGCGGGGTTTGCCATATACTTTTTACAGATTCCCGTCCCTTCTGTTGTCAGCAGCAGTATAAATTCCATATCCATGATGAATGCGCCGGCTGCCATGATCATCCTTGGAGTATATCTGGCACAGGTACGGTTTTCTGATATTTTTACAGATGTAAAGCTTTATCTCGTGTCAGGGGTGAGACTGCTGTTGATCCCCATACTGACAGTAATCCCTTTAAGCCTGTTTTATCACAGATACCATGACATATGTCTGGCGCTTGTGATCGCTGCAAGCGCGCCTGTGGGAGCGAATGTAGCCGTATATGCACAGAAACTGGAGAAAAATTATACATATGCGGTTAAGATGGTTTGTCTGAGCACTATCATCAGTATTGTGACACTGCCGGTTCTGGTTTTGGCGGCTGAACAGATATGGAAATGA
- the pepD gene encoding beta-Ala-His dipeptidase, giving the protein MDKTEELMQNRTLNYFSRLCQIPRESHNEKAVSDFIADWAVSLGLEVKQDEFLNVYIKKPGTAGREGEEPILFQAHLDMVCEKESDSSHDFKTDPIKWRIDGDWILSADHTSLGADCGIGVAHIMEILSSRDISHPPIEVLLTTREETDMMGAKGFDISFFSAKRMINLDISPDNRMLAGSCGGIAIEMRIPVSYGSGETQGWTPYQMKVKGLTGGHSGADIHKGRENAIQIMARLLVSLSESMEIRLASLSGGNSRLAIPSESDAVIYVSENCEIGQKTHEFYMNMLEECAPEDSELEITACECPQFDQPPFSAETKAKILSACLLIPNGIQQMSSTKPGCVESSSNLGVVHHDGEDMLFISEARSTYESTRELLVEKQKVLAGILGGKVITHSDYPAWIYRKDSALRDIVYHIYESRENKGMEVVTVHAGNELGIIVSKLGLTDAVALGPTREYFHTPRECLSISSVLKFESFLHEILQKL; this is encoded by the coding sequence ATGGATAAAACAGAAGAATTGATGCAGAATCGTACATTAAATTATTTCAGCAGACTGTGCCAAATCCCCAGGGAGAGCCATAACGAGAAGGCGGTCAGTGACTTTATAGCCGACTGGGCAGTTAGTCTGGGGCTTGAAGTAAAGCAGGATGAATTCTTAAATGTTTACATCAAAAAACCGGGTACAGCGGGCAGAGAGGGTGAAGAGCCTATTTTGTTCCAGGCTCATCTGGATATGGTATGTGAAAAGGAATCGGATTCTTCTCATGATTTCAAAACGGATCCGATCAAATGGAGGATTGACGGTGATTGGATCTTGTCAGCCGATCATACGAGCCTGGGGGCCGACTGTGGGATCGGTGTGGCACACATCATGGAGATATTGTCTTCAAGAGATATATCCCATCCGCCTATAGAAGTTCTGCTTACCACCAGGGAAGAGACGGATATGATGGGCGCAAAGGGATTTGATATCAGTTTCTTCTCGGCGAAAAGGATGATAAATCTTGACATCAGTCCGGATAACCGTATGCTGGCAGGCTCCTGCGGGGGGATTGCCATTGAGATGAGGATTCCGGTGTCATACGGATCCGGTGAGACCCAGGGATGGACTCCCTATCAGATGAAAGTAAAAGGGCTGACAGGAGGCCATTCCGGAGCAGATATCCATAAAGGAAGGGAGAATGCCATACAGATCATGGCAAGGCTTCTGGTGTCTTTATCGGAAAGTATGGAGATACGTCTTGCCTCTCTTTCAGGTGGAAATTCAAGGCTGGCGATCCCTTCAGAATCCGACGCGGTGATATACGTTTCGGAAAATTGTGAGATAGGGCAGAAAACACATGAGTTTTACATGAATATGCTGGAGGAATGCGCGCCGGAGGATTCGGAACTTGAGATTACGGCTTGTGAATGCCCTCAGTTTGACCAGCCGCCCTTTTCTGCTGAGACCAAAGCAAAAATTTTATCTGCGTGCCTGCTGATCCCAAACGGTATTCAGCAGATGAGCAGCACAAAGCCGGGTTGCGTGGAGAGTTCTTCCAATCTGGGGGTAGTACATCACGATGGTGAGGACATGCTCTTTATATCTGAGGCAAGAAGCACCTATGAATCTACCAGGGAACTGCTTGTGGAAAAGCAGAAGGTTCTTGCCGGGATACTGGGAGGAAAAGTTATCACCCACAGTGACTATCCGGCGTGGATATACAGAAAGGATTCGGCCCTTCGTGATATAGTATATCATATTTATGAATCCAGAGAGAATAAGGGTATGGAAGTGGTCACAGTCCACGCGGGCAATGAGCTGGGGATAATTGTATCCAAATTGGGTTTAACGGATGCTGTGGCATTAGGACCTACGAGAGAGTATTTTCATACGCCCAGGGAGTGCCTGAGTATATCTTCGGTTCTTAAATTTGAAAGCTTTCTGCATGAAATCCTGCAGAAATTGTGA